In Anaerolineales bacterium, the following proteins share a genomic window:
- the glpX gene encoding class II fructose-bisphosphatase: MEIKSDPTKNLALELVRVTEAAAMAAGRFMGRGDKEAADGAAVNAMRTVLQTVSMNGVIVIGEGEKDNAPMLYNGETVGNGSSPDMDVAVDPIDGTRPLAFGRSNSLATVAIAPRGTMFDPGPFVYMNKIAVGPEARGKINIKKSITENLYAIAHAKGKEVADLTTIILDRDRHKEMIAEIRKAGARIRQIPDGDVGAALMTAWPNSGVDVLFGVGGTPEGVLAACALRAMGGEIQGKLYARDEDELRRGREAGYDFEKVLTMDDLVSSEDVFFAATGITDGEFLKGVRYFGDGASTDSLVVRGLTGTVRQISATHHIDKLRNFGAVKY, encoded by the coding sequence ATGGAAATCAAAAGCGATCCAACCAAAAATCTTGCGCTCGAGCTGGTGCGCGTCACTGAAGCCGCGGCAATGGCGGCGGGACGCTTCATGGGACGCGGCGATAAAGAAGCGGCAGACGGCGCCGCCGTCAACGCGATGCGGACTGTCCTCCAAACAGTGAGCATGAACGGGGTGATCGTCATCGGCGAGGGCGAAAAAGATAACGCGCCGATGCTCTACAACGGGGAGACGGTGGGGAACGGTTCGAGTCCAGACATGGACGTGGCGGTGGACCCCATTGACGGGACGCGTCCGCTCGCCTTCGGCCGTTCCAACTCGCTGGCGACAGTTGCCATCGCGCCGCGCGGCACGATGTTCGACCCGGGTCCGTTCGTCTATATGAACAAGATCGCGGTGGGACCTGAAGCGAGGGGCAAAATCAACATCAAGAAGTCCATCACCGAAAATTTATACGCCATCGCTCACGCGAAGGGCAAGGAAGTGGCGGACCTGACGACGATCATCCTTGACCGTGACCGTCACAAGGAGATGATCGCCGAAATCCGCAAGGCTGGCGCGCGCATTCGGCAAATCCCAGACGGCGATGTGGGCGCGGCGTTGATGACCGCCTGGCCCAACTCGGGCGTGGATGTGTTGTTCGGCGTGGGCGGCACACCCGAAGGTGTGCTTGCCGCATGCGCATTGCGCGCCATGGGCGGCGAAATTCAAGGCAAACTCTACGCGCGCGACGAGGACGAACTCCGCCGCGGGCGCGAAGCGGGTTATGATTTTGAAAAAGTGCTCACGATGGACGATCTCGTTTCGTCGGAGGATGTGTTCTTTGCCGCGACGGGAATCACCGACGGCGAGTTCCTCAAAGGCGTGCGTTACTTCGGCGACGGCGCCAGCACCGATTCGCTCGTGGTGCGCGGACTCACTGGAACTGTGCGCCAAATCTCCGCCACGCATCACATTGACAAACTCCGCAATTTTGGCGCGGTGAAATATTAA
- a CDS encoding site-specific integrase, whose translation MAKKRSHNEGSIYQRSNGKWRAQVSIDGRRLSFTAKTKQEGLAWIRETRNQIDKGLTFAGAETKLQDFLAEWLKTVSSSSSKGTHVTYSWTVKTRILPYIGNITLIDLRPDRIQRFYHHLQKEGASNHAVRVTHKTLRVALNHAIKLGLIGRNACSGVKPPKPEQTEMKFYDDHQVKCFLGTAKEIGDRFYPLYFIAIHTGMRLSELLGLKWEDVNWDLSTIQVKRQVMHLKGGGYIFTEVKSKSGNRTIILGKQALEILKVHKREQPILISSAGENWTDEDLVFPSNVGTPVTGSKIRSAMRKLLKASGLPKIRFHDLRHTAASLMLNHGIPVLIVSKRLGHSKPSITIDVYGHIIPSQQEKAAILMDNLMSSGSV comes from the coding sequence ATGGCAAAAAAACGCTCACATAACGAAGGAAGTATCTACCAACGTTCGAATGGCAAATGGCGAGCCCAAGTATCTATCGATGGGCGACGATTGAGTTTTACCGCCAAGACGAAGCAAGAAGGTCTAGCTTGGATCCGTGAAACAAGGAACCAGATAGACAAAGGACTAACGTTTGCAGGGGCGGAGACCAAACTTCAAGATTTCCTTGCCGAATGGCTGAAAACGGTTTCGTCATCAAGTTCCAAAGGCACTCATGTCACATACAGCTGGACGGTTAAGACACGCATCCTTCCCTACATAGGGAACATAACCCTAATAGATCTCAGACCTGACCGCATTCAACGCTTTTACCATCACTTGCAAAAGGAAGGTGCCAGCAATCACGCTGTACGCGTCACCCACAAGACCCTCAGAGTCGCTTTGAATCATGCCATCAAGCTGGGGTTGATCGGCAGGAATGCCTGCTCCGGCGTGAAACCACCCAAGCCCGAACAAACTGAGATGAAGTTCTACGATGATCATCAAGTCAAGTGTTTTCTTGGAACAGCCAAGGAAATCGGTGATAGGTTCTACCCTCTCTACTTCATCGCGATACACACCGGGATGAGGCTATCTGAGCTCCTCGGGTTGAAGTGGGAAGATGTCAATTGGGATCTAAGCACGATCCAAGTAAAGCGTCAGGTCATGCACCTAAAAGGTGGAGGCTATATCTTCACTGAAGTTAAATCAAAAAGCGGAAATCGGACGATCATTCTTGGAAAACAAGCTTTGGAAATCTTGAAGGTCCACAAAAGGGAACAGCCTATCTTAATATCTTCTGCTGGCGAAAATTGGACTGACGAGGATCTGGTCTTCCCATCCAATGTCGGCACGCCCGTTACAGGCAGTAAAATCCGAAGTGCTATGAGGAAACTTCTCAAAGCGTCTGGATTACCTAAAATCCGCTTCCATGACTTGCGACATACGGCAGCTTCCTTGATGTTGAATCATGGTATCCCAGTCTTGATCGTCTCAAAACGACTTGGTCATTCAAAACCAAGCATTACCATCGATGTTTATGGTCACATCATACCTAGTCAGCAAGAAAAAGCCGCTATATTGATGGACAACCTAATGTCGAGTGGGAGTGTGTAA
- a CDS encoding DUF433 domain-containing protein, whose product MTRYALNLPNLLKRDAERFAKQQGVSLNQFILWSVAEKVGGLLQGLDDPDFPNVTYRRGASGGLSPVLRGTGIRVQTMVIAAQNKPVPEIADDYDLTEAQVQEALNFYEAHRAEIDAFIQAEAALEPTDE is encoded by the coding sequence ATGACCCGATACGCTCTAAATCTTCCAAACCTCCTGAAACGCGATGCAGAACGATTTGCCAAACAGCAGGGCGTTTCTCTCAACCAGTTTATTCTGTGGTCGGTTGCCGAAAAGGTTGGCGGGCTCCTTCAAGGACTGGATGATCCGGATTTCCCCAATGTGACCTACCGTCGCGGTGCGTCTGGTGGTCTCTCACCCGTTCTGCGTGGAACAGGGATTCGAGTTCAGACCATGGTGATTGCAGCTCAGAACAAGCCTGTGCCTGAGATTGCTGATGATTATGATCTGACCGAAGCACAAGTGCAGGAAGCATTGAATTTTTATGAGGCCCATCGCGCCGAAATTGATGCATTCATCCAAGCAGAAGCCGCGTTGGAGCCAACGGATGAGTAA
- a CDS encoding DUF5615 family PIN-like protein: MSKKLHLHLDADTSSKALHKALLELGHDVTRTPTEWMPLDASDEQQLLGATAQGRAIFTYNIRDFIALGKRYPHHGGIIVAFQKSMNLSETIQALDRVLKGTDAADWIGLTRWLNDWRE; encoded by the coding sequence ATGAGTAAAAAACTGCATTTGCATCTTGATGCGGATACCTCCAGCAAAGCCCTGCACAAAGCACTGCTCGAACTCGGTCATGATGTGACACGGACCCCTACCGAGTGGATGCCGCTGGACGCCAGTGACGAGCAACAATTGCTTGGCGCGACTGCTCAAGGTCGCGCCATTTTTACGTATAACATTCGTGATTTCATCGCCCTTGGAAAACGTTATCCTCATCACGGAGGGATCATCGTTGCGTTTCAAAAAAGTATGAACTTGAGTGAAACCATCCAAGCGCTGGATCGTGTTTTGAAGGGAACGGATGCTGCCGATTGGATCGGTCTGACTCGCTGGCTGAACGATTGGAGGGAATAA
- a CDS encoding response regulator, whose translation MTTKQNLAFVIEADADLAQICEIALNSVGFDVETFVDGKRAYERLSVEPTPRLVLVDLQLPNVSGHEITWELWFKTDSPRIIIIAPDKETASIYKDKDGVDRVLIKPVSLEDLTRAVDPYLNPAHRGSYIY comes from the coding sequence ATGACAACCAAACAAAATTTGGCTTTCGTGATCGAGGCAGATGCCGATCTTGCCCAAATATGTGAGATCGCATTGAACTCTGTTGGCTTTGATGTTGAAACATTTGTTGACGGGAAACGGGCTTACGAGAGACTATCAGTCGAACCAACTCCCAGACTCGTTCTGGTTGACTTACAACTTCCAAATGTGAGCGGGCACGAGATTACGTGGGAGTTATGGTTCAAAACAGATAGTCCCAGAATAATAATTATTGCTCCTGACAAAGAAACAGCTTCGATCTACAAAGACAAGGATGGGGTGGATCGTGTATTGATAAAGCCAGTTTCCTTGGAAGACTTAACTAGGGCTGTTGACCCTTATCTAAATCCTGCACATAGAGGTAGCTATATTTATTAA